AGTTGGGAAGTTGCCGCTAACGGGGTTTGACGGCGCTGAGTTTTGGAAAGAAATCGTGGGCATGGTGCCAGTTGCTCCAACAACTTTCAAAACCAAATTCATTTGGGTTGCATTTGATGGTCCGTTTTGCTCGGTGGTTATTGGTTGCCATTGCAGTTCAGGATATGAGTTTCCTTCATCGATTCGCCAAATAGTGGCAAAATCCCAGCCTGCGTTGGTGAAAGTGCTTGCTTGCATCATTTCAGCAGTTGTTTTGCCGGTTCCTCCTTCGCTGCTGGATTGCCCAGAAGTTTCTGTATCCCAAAATGAATTTGTTACAGTGCCTGAATTTCGTCCTACCAGGCCGCCATAAGGGTTGATGGTGCCAGTAACAGCGCCAGTACTGTAGGAGTTTTCAACGGTTGAAGCCGAGCCATTTTGACCTACCAGTCCACCTACATAGCGAGATCCCTCAACAGTTGCTGTACTGTAGCAGTTTTCAACAGTAGCGCCATTGTAAGTGTACGCAGCGATGCCGCCAACTTGCTGTATGCCAGAGATTTCACCCGTGGCGTTACAACTCGAAACTTGTGAGTCGCTATTGTAGCCAACAATTCCTCCCGTGTAGTAAGATCCGGTGATAGATGCATTTCTTAATCCTAAATCTGTAATTTCAGCGCCATCTGTGTAGCCAAACAACCCGATGTTGTTGGTCGTCGAGCGATTGATAACCAACCCATAAATGGTGTGTCCGTTACCATCATAATGGCCTTTAAATGCTTTACTTGAAGAAGTGCCGATTGGAGAAAACCCGTTTCCGCCATCCCAGCCCGAAGTGGTCGATGCGTCGATGTCCGCAGTTTGTTGGTAATACACTGTTTTTCCCCACTTGCCTGAATTTTGGGAGAGCCAGTAAAGGTTGTTCAAAGTTGCAATTTCGTATGGGGAACTGGAAGATCCACTTCCTGAGGGCTGAACAGCGGTTTGTGCAAACGTCAAAGCGGCCCCCAAAAACATAAACGCAAGTAAAAGAGTAATTTTTTTCATATTTTCAAAGTAGATTTAGAGCACTGAAGATTGACAAATAACCTTATTATATATAAAACATTAGAAAATAACAGGCTATAAATAGTTTTTCAAAAGTTTTGTTGTTAAGTTTTTATTTATGTTAGGATGGCTACACGATATACTGTGGTAAAAAGCGAATCGTTTATTATTTTTAACGAAAAAAGTTGTAAAAAAAGGTGATTTCGTTTTATGTTTGGCATACAGCACTGAGAAAATGATTCTTTAGTTGCCTTTCCCTAAGGCAAAATTAATCAAGATTATTGAATGCGAACAAGCGCTTGGCGTCCAAAGGTTAAAGATCGACCGTTGCAGCACTCAAAAACTTTAAATAACAGTATGGAAAAGGTATTCGGATTTAAGGCGAATAAAAATACTCTGCTAATGCTTGTAGCTTTTGTGTTTTCAATGCTGGCGCGTCCAGTGTTTGCGCAAAATGCTAAGGTGTTCTCTGAAGGAGGAAATGCGAAGCAAGATTCGTTATACTATTCCCCAGCAGATTATGTGACGCCTATTGTTCCTCTTGATAGTACGTTTTATGTAGAGCCAATAAAAAAAAGCGCCAGCAAAAGTACTCTTGGAAAAACAATGGCGGATATTACCTGGACAGGTGCTGGTGACGGAGTAAGCTGGAATGAAGGGGCTAACTGGGAAGGTGCTGTCCCGACAAGCTCTGACAACGTGATTATTCCGAACGGCGCAAATGTTCAGCTTATCGACGGTAGCAACGGCGTTTGTAACACTTTGACCATTGAGAATGGCGGTTCTTTAACCGTTGGCTCTAAGACATTAACGGTTACGGGCGATGTAGATATTCAATCAGGTGGTTCTTTGAGCAACTCAGGAACCATTACCCTTGGGGGAAATTGGCTAAATAGCGGCACGTTATTTTCCAACACGGGTTCTGTTGTTCAGTTTACCTCAACTGGGGATCAAACCATTGAAGCTTCCAGCTTTTATGATTTGCATCTTTATGGTACAAGTGGTACCAAAACCGCTTTGGGCGATTTAGACATCAATGGTGATTTGCGAATATATCAGGGTGTCAGCTTTGACCCAGGCTCTCACGATATATACATTGCTGAAAGTTTTGAGAATGACGGTACACTTATTCTCGGTACGGGAACTTTCATATTTGATGGTACGGTATGGCAACAAATTTATAGTAACCAAGCTGGTTACGCCCCAGGCACGTGGAATTTTAATGATATTGAAGTTACGGGTAATGCAGGGGGAATCGCTATTTATGATACCTTGTCTATAAATGGAGACGTCACCGTTGGGAGTAGTGAATATATATGGCTCATTCACTATGCGCTAACTAATACGACGAGTGAAGGAATCATGAATGGCAATGGTGGTTCGCTAACCTTTGCAGCGAATTCATACATTGTTGTGCGTACCCAAATGGCAAATGGAGCAGGTGGCGCAGATGATAACTTCCCCAATAACTTCAATACCATTTCCTTTGCGACAGGGGATAACGCTGCGCTCTGCTATTATCGTACAACTGACGCAAGTCACAATCAAATAATCCGAACCCATGATGCGAATGGAGATCAAATCGCATATGGGCGCTTGCGTTTGGATGTGGACGATCATGATCCCTCTTACAGTTCAATAAAATCGCTTGATGGTGATTTAAATGTAGATCAGTATATCTATATCGATTCGGAAGTGACTTTTGATGTAACCGCGTCAAACTATAGCATTAACGTTTGGGGAAATTGGCAGAATGATGGTGTTTTTGACGCCCAGGGTGGAACAGTCACATTCGATGGAGATTACCAATATATTCAAGGCGATAATACAACCACGTTTAACAACCTCGTATTTTCCGGCGATTATGGAAAAATATTACAGGTAGGCACCGAAGTTTCTGGTAATTGTACCGTCTCTTCAGGGGTTCAATATCTAAACCTTCAAACATACACACTAACAGGATCTGGCGCTTCTTCAACCCTCACATTAAATGATGAGGTGCTTCTTTATGTAAGGGATCAATACAATTTTCCTGATTTTCCTAATTATTCTTTTACTGCATTATCTGAGGTTCGATATGATCGAAGTGGCGACCAGCAAATTAAAACAGGTATTACGTATGGTGGTCTGTACTTAGGCAATGGTGGCGGTAAGGACTTTGATGCTTCTACTGATAATTTGACTGTTAAAGGTGATTTGACGATTGCAAGTGGCACAACGCTGGGTATATATATGCCTAGCAGCGCTGCAAATTTTACCTTGACTTTAGAAGGTGATTACACAAATGCAGGTACGGTACAGGATTATGCTACTAATACAACTTTTGTATTGTCCGGATCTGATGACGCTTCTTTTAATCCAGGCGGTGACGGCAGCGGGCAGATTATCAATAATTTGACGGTTAGTAAATCGTCATCAGCGACGGTGACTTTAGACAATAACATCCGAATTGATGGCGATTTCTTACTCAGCTCAGGTACATTTGGCATGGCCGCCTATAACCGAAATGTTACGGTTAATGGAAACTGGACGACAAATTTAGGTGCTGAATTCGATCATGGAACAGGGACTGTGTACTTTACTGGAAATGGGCAAGTCATCACGGCAAATGGCGATGGTGATTTCTGGAATGTTGATTTATCTGGCGGTACAAAATCGTTTGGTTCAGATGTTGATATCAATAATAATTTGATCATTGAATCAGATGGTAGCCTTGACTTGAATACCGGTAACTTGTATTTGGGCGGTAGCTTTAATAACAACAATGGAGGCTCGTTCGATGCGAGCAACCAAACAGTTGTGTTAGACGGTTCTTCCAATATGAACTTCTACATCGGACCCAACGATAGCTTGTGGAATTTGACGGTAAACAAGTCAGGGGGCGCGTATGTCAATTATGATGAGCATGACCTAAAAATAGGTGGGAATTTTTCACTTCTAAGTGGTGAAATGAATCGTGGCTATAATAGTTCTACCAGCCAGTATACTGACATAATTATATATGGAAACTGGAGTCGCACAGGTGGTACTTTTCTCTCGAATGCCACAGATACTGTTTTCTTTATGGGGGCAACGCAGAGCATCGCTGGATTAGGAACAGATGACTTTGCCAACATTTGGTTTGGTGGTGGCGGTACGAAAACGATTACGGCTAACGTGGATGCCGATCGCAGCATCAATATTGAATCTGGTACAACAGTTGCAGTCTCTGGTACAAAAACGCTAAAAGTGGGCAGAGATTTTATCAATGATGGAACATTTACATGTAATCAATCTACCCTTGTATTTGAGGAATATGCAGGATGGAATCCGGTATATCTGAAAACAAATGGCTCTTCTCTTTACAATCTTACACTGAATATGTATGGTAGTGGTTACAGGGTTGATTTGAGCGATGATTTGGATGTTAATAATAACATCAAAATTACGCAAGGTACACTTGATGTCACTACTGCTGGTAATTATGACATAAATTGCGGTGGCTCGTGGACAGTTGGGACAAACGGGGCATTTAATGAACGAAGTGGAATTGTAACTTTTGATGGAACATCAACCTCCAAAACGATCACAACCAACGGCGATAATTTCTATCGTTTGGTATTTAATGCAAGTAATTCTGTTTATTCTTTGAATGATAATCTCGCCACAACAGAAGATGTGTTGGTTCAGAACGGCACGTTAAACCTAAATGGAAACAGTTTGCTGGTTGGAAACGGCTCTGGCGATAGCCTTGTCGTGAGTGATACGATCATTGTAAATGAAAATGCAATGCTTCGCATGGCAAGTGGTTCGCAGATATCGGTGGCAAGTGGAGGATACATGCAAGTTGCAGGTGCTGTGTCAAATCCGGCAACTGTTACCAATCAGGGAAGTGGACGATATGCCTTTGATATACAAAGTGGTGGTACTATTGCTGCTGAGTACTATACCTTTGAATTTATGGATACGGACGGCTTAAATGTAATGAATGGCGCGCTCGTAGATGCCACGATGAATTTTTCAAATGGTGTCTTTACAAATGGAGCAAGTGCAGGTACTTTCCTGACTTTAGAGAATAATCAAGCGATTGGAACGGTAACAGGCGTCTCTTTTCCAACCAATCCTGGCGGAACGGGTGTCAGCAACGTGAAAAAGACCGTGAACCAGGGATCAATAACGTTTCAAAACGCATCAGGCGCATTTCAAGGTGAAAGTTATGATAATGATACTTATAATCTAATTAATTGGACATATACCAGTACATTATGGACATGGACAGGTTCGGTTTCAACAAATTGGGATACACCAGGTAACTGGGATCTGGGGACTATTCCTACAAGTTCAGGCCGTGTCACAATTCCTAATACTACGAACAAACCTGTTATCACATCAACTTCCGATAGTTGTTATCACTTAACCATTGCCTCAGGGGCTACTTTAACCCTTGGTGATGCGTCTAACGTCGGAAAGTTGGTTGCGACTGGTGATGTGACGATTCAAGGAACGCTCACTTTTGCTCATACCGACGATACTTTGAAAGTTGAGGGCAACTGGTCTAATTCAGGCACATTTACCCATAATAATTACGGTGCGGTTGTATTCACCGGCTCAGGTGAACAAAGTATCTATTCGAGTGGTACAGGAAAATCATTTAGTTATATCGTCATTGAAAAAGAAGGTGGGCAAGCAGTGCTTGCATCCGCTTTGAATGTCAATAGAATGATTTCTCTTATTGATGGTACGTTAAATGTCAGCGCTGCTAACTATGCCATTACAGTCACTGGTTCTTGGTTAAAAGCTGACAGCGCATCGTTTAACGCTCAAAGCGGTACGGTGACCTTTAACCAAGCCGATTCGACAATCTACGGTTCTGGGACGGATGACTTTTATAATCTCGTCATTTCAGCAAATCCCGTCATTTTGGGTGGCTCTTTAGATATTAGTGGCGGCTTAACGATTAGTTCAGGGGCGGATTTGGACGCATCATCTACCAGTTACGGAATTACTATCCTTGGGAACTGGACTAATAATGGTGGAACATTTACGGCTCAGTCAGGAAACGTCATTTTTGGTGGCGTGTCTCAATCCATTACTGGTACTGGAACGACGACATTTTACAATTTGACTATCGAAAGTACGGTTACTTATCTGAGTGCCGACGCGAATGTTAGCAACACGTTTTCTCTTAATAGTGGGCGTTTCGAGTTAAACACCAGCACTTTAACAGGATCAGGCTCTGCCGATTTGTTTGTCATGAGCAGCAGTACTCAGCTCTATGTTGAGGATAATAATTTCCCAAGTGGCTTTGAAAATTTTTCATTAGACCAAACGAGTTATGTTCGCTATCGCTCATCAGGTGATGAGGATGTAGTTGGTCAAGATGCCAGTGGAAATCAAATCAGTTTTGGGTATTTGTACTTGGAGGTAGGCGGTACCAAAACGGCACAGGATGATTTAGATGTGAATGGCAGTCTTTACATTGCTGAAAATGTGACTTTTGACTTGAACTCAAAGGATGTGACTATCGAACTAAATTGGGATAACGACCAAGGCGGCTCGGTCACTAATACCGGAAGCAGCGGCACCGTAACTTTGGATAGAGACGATACACAGTACATTTATGCTAATACTACCACAGGTGATGCGTTTCCAAACTTGGTTTTTGCAGGAAGTGGTGCTAAAGTATTAGCGGGCAATATTTCTGTAACCGGCAATCTAACACTTAATACAGGTGTTAGTTACCTAAATTTGCAGACATACACTATTACCGGAACAGGGTCTTCTAATTCATTTAATCTTAGCTCCAATGTAACCCTTTATGTCAGAGGAGCAAATAACTTCCCGTCAGGGTTTGAGTCTTTTAATCTGGCGCAGAATAGTATTGTTCGTTATGATGCCAGCTTAGCTCAGGTTGTCACGACGCACGATGCAGATGGAGACCAGATTCAGTATGGATATATTTATTTCCAATACAATACCAAAACGCTCGATGGTGATTTAAATGTCCGAGATCAGTTTTATGTATATGGAAGTACCACCTTGGAAGTCACATCTGCTAACAATTACAATATTAGTATCGGTGGAAATTACTACAATTTGGGAACAATAAATTTCCATTCCAACACCGTTACTTTTGATGGTGGGGATGAGCAGATCGTGTATTCTTATGGGACAACATCAGCCAAAACGTTTAATAATCTGCGTATCAATAAACCGGGCGGTAGCACGCTAAGAATATATACGTATGATGTTAAGGTGAATGGTGATTTTACCTTTGATGCCGGCTTGTTGGCTAATCACGGGCGGACTCTTACTGTGGCTGGTAACTGGACATCAACCAGTTCAGCGACCATGGATGACCGAGCAGGGAATGTCACATTTACGGGTAGCAAGAAAGTTATTACTACTGGAGGCACAGCCGATTTTTATGATGTGAATTTTACCGGATCCGATACAACTTTTCTTGGTAGTGACATTGACGTATTACATGATCTTACCATCGGTAGTTCGGCAAAGTTGGATGTCACAGAGAATAACTACAAGATTGGCATTTTAGGGGATTACACCAACAATAACATCTTTGTTCCAAGAAATGGTCTGGTTGAGTTTTATGGAACAACAACTCAGTATATCAATACAGGTGGTGATGATACTGATGAGAATGCATTCTATGATCTGAAAATTAATAGGGAAAGTGGTTACGTTTATTTGAATGGTAATCTTTTTGTAAAGGGAAATATTGAGTTTGCGGGATCCACTTCAGCGGAAGCTCAATTCCGAATGGATGGAAATGATATAGAAGTTCAGGGATCGTGGTTAAATCCAAAAGCTGTTTATGTTGTCCCGAATAATGGAGATGAAACCGTAACATTTAGTGGCACTTCTAAAGATACCATCGAAACAGGTTATTTTTCTACCAGGCCTTCACGATTTGCTTATTTGGTAATTAACCACCAAGATTCCGTTATTCATATAGATGATATCCGCGTGGATCATGGTTATGAAGTTCAGCAAGGAAAAGTTTATCTGAATGGTCATAATTTCTACTTCGGTAGCACGTACGATGCAGATGAAAATTTCGCGCTTTCGTCCTCAAATGGTGTAGCGTTGTTTGATATCGGTGCTGGAGGTACGCTGAATATTCGCGGAGGCAATAACGTGAATATTGAAAGCAGCTCAACCGATACGAGTGTCTTTCGAATGGTGGGAACAGATGATAATGCAGCGGAAGTTACCTATTGGGGTAATCGCTACTACCGATTTAATGTAAATAGTGGTGGCCGCACCTATGCTCGTTATTATCGTTTCTCTGGTATGGATTCAAGTGGTGTGCGTATTGATGGCGGGGTAATTGCTGGAACGGGCGCTGATACAACAGAAGATTTTAGTAATGGCTACTTTAACTTAGGTCAGAATGCGGGACGCTATCTTTACATTGTCAATAATAGTCAGACGCTACAAATTGATAGTGTTGGTTTTGTAAATAGTCTTGGTGCAAGTGGTGCAAACGTTGAAAAATTAAACGATGCTGGTAGAATTACTTTCTACAATGCAACGGGTGAATATGCAGGTGAAGATTATGAACGAGATACACATTCACGTGTTGATTGGGCAACGGTTTTTACCGGCATTACTTGGACTGGAGCAAATGGAACAAATTGGCATGATGCTGGAAACTGGAGCCCAGCTCAAGTTCCGACATCAAGTGACGATGTTACAATTCCTAATGTGACAAATAGACCATTAATTAGTAATAATGATGCTGTATGTCGGAATCTAACAATTGAAGATGTCGCAGAACTACAGATTGGGAACAGCAAGGATCTTGATGTGAATGGTGGTATCCAAATTAACGGCACGCTGAAAATATTTGGTCAGGATTCTGTCTTTGTGAGTGGGGATTACCTGAATGCTGGAATTTTAAATGCGGGTCAAAGTACATTTATATTTGACGGCGATATTCAAAAAATCAATTCAGGTGGCATTACCAATAACTATGTGTTCTACAACATATATATAACAGATACTTCAAGTGTGCTCCTTGAAGATAATGTGCAGTTAAGTAATGATTTGACAATTGATGTGGAGTCCAGTTTAGACGTAGATGTTGATCGCGCTATTTATGTTAAGGGTGATTGGAGCAACTCGGGTAGCTTGGTATACCATGAAGGAACGGTTACATTTAACGGTGAATCGGCTCAATCTATTTCAGGAAGCGGAACAAACGACTTCTATAATGTTTACTTTTCAGCTTCAGGGGTGAAATCCTTATCTGGGACAATTAATATCTATGGGAGTGTCCGCATAAACACAGGTGCTACTGTAAATGGCGGTAGCGCGACGGTCAACTGTAGTAGTAACTTTTACAACTATGGTTCCTTTGATGGTGGTAGTGGCACATTCAATTTCAATGGATCGGGCGGCGTCAATATTTATGGTGATAATATTCCAACATTTCATAACGTCCTTTTTTCCAACGGTGGTTATACAACACTTTATACCAGCATCAATGTTGATAGTCTCTTATTAGTGGAGGATGATGTCAACTACATCAACTTGCAAACCTACTCGATAAATGGTACGGGTTCAAATGATTCTCTTTTTCTCGGCGCTAGAGTAAGAATGTATGTTCGTGGATCGGATAACTTCCCTAAAAACTTCTCTGCTATAAAGTTAGCCGATAGTAGTTATGTTCGGTATGATGCTTCTATGACCCAAACCGTTCGTACGAAAACATCGGGCGGTGATCCGTTCTATTATGGATATTTAGAGTTAATGCATATCAGTACAGGTAGCCGCAAGGTGCTCGAAGGGGATTTATATACAAATAATGAGATTCAAATAAATGACCCAGATACTTTGGATATCACAAGCAATAATTATGATATCACTTGCGGAGGTCGCTTTGACCTGTATGGGTATATTTTAGCAGATTATGACACGGTGGCAAATACGCTTACCATGAATGATCAAGTCGACAATTATTTTACATCACCAGGCACTGGTTACGGAAAAGTTTTACATAATATCGTTTTTGATGCAGGCGATGGAAATACAATGATTTTTGCAGGTTCTGATGAATTGATATGTAATAACATTACGATCAATTCAGGCATGGTTAATCCAAATGGAAATAGAGAGATCACTCTGACCGGTAATTTCATTGTGAATGGAAATGGGGAGTTTTTGCCAAGCACATCTCATTTAATCTTTGCTGGCACAGGTGATTTAACTTTGAAAGCCAATGGCTCAACCCTCTATAAGGTCACATTGGATGGAAATGGGAAAACCGTATCGCTTGGCGATGAACTCAATATGAACAGTGATCTCATTATTAGTTCAGGTGACACGCTAACTTTAAATGGGCAAACCTTTAATTTTGGAAATGGCAGCGATGCGATTACAGTCAATGGTGTATTAGATGTAGATGAAGGTGCTCAACTGAGCATTTATAATACAGGTACATTACTTGTAAACTCTGGTGGTCGCTTGAACGTCCTTGGCGTTTCAGGTAATACGGCTCAGCTAAGTGGTGCAAATGGGTATTATTCTCTGGAAGTGCAAGGAACAATTGCTGCAAAATATTACATCTTTGAAGATATGAACCAGCAGGGCATATACATCAATGGTGGCACAATTGACACTACGAATAATTTCAGCTATGGTACATTCACAAATGGAGAATCAAATGGAAAATTCTTGCACATCAACAATAACACTCAGAGTCTGACGAGCGGAAAGAAAATTGTAGAGGTGCAATTTCCATCAAATCCAGGTGGAACATCATACAACGTTTATGTAGAGAACTCGGCTTCTGGCGCTTATGCGTTTGATGATGCGTCAGGTGTTTTTGCGGGTGTTTCTTATGAGTATGATCCTGATGACGTGGTAGAATGGACATATACAACGGTAACAAGGCAGTGGACAGGGTTAAAGAATAGCGACTGGCATACAGCGAATAACTGGTCGCCACAAGCTGTTCCAACCAGTGCAGAAAATGTAATTATTACCTCGAAAAGCAATTTACCGATTATTAGTAAAAGTAGTGCAGCGTGTAAAGATTTAACCATAAGCGGTGGAAGTCTAACTCTGAAAAATGGAGATACCTTAAGTATTTTGCGGGATATTACAATTGGTTCGGGTGCTTCATTTACCGTATCGTCTGATTCTGATGTCGTGAAAGTTCAAGGAACTTGGACGAATTCAGGGACTTTCAGAAACGGAAGTGGAACTGTGATATTTGAGGGAAGCAATTCTCAATCGCTTTCATCGGGAGGCATCAGCACAGGTAAACAATTTTATAACCTAACAATTAACAAAAGTGTATCAACAGCAGATCTAAATCTGGCTGATAACAATTTGTATGTTGCCAAAGACCTTGTTATTACTCAAGGGCGCTTAAACACAGGTAGTCAAGATATTTATGTGGGAGGGGATTGGCGAAATACAGGTGGAGACTTTAACGGTGGTACCAGCCAAGTTACTTTTGTTGGTAGCGAAGTGGATACCGTTTTGACCGGTGGCAGTACATTTTACGATCTTGCTATTAGTGCTTCAAGTGGCAGCGTTAGGGCTCTGGATAATGTGAGAGTGGAAAACGATCTCTACATCAACTCAGGAACTTTCTATGTGGATGACGATACATTATCAGTTGGTAGTGCATCG
Above is a window of Chloroherpeton thalassium ATCC 35110 DNA encoding:
- a CDS encoding T9SS type A sorting domain-containing protein, translated to MEKVFGFKANKNTLLMLVAFVFSMLARPVFAQNAKVFSEGGNAKQDSLYYSPADYVTPIVPLDSTFYVEPIKKSASKSTLGKTMADITWTGAGDGVSWNEGANWEGAVPTSSDNVIIPNGANVQLIDGSNGVCNTLTIENGGSLTVGSKTLTVTGDVDIQSGGSLSNSGTITLGGNWLNSGTLFSNTGSVVQFTSTGDQTIEASSFYDLHLYGTSGTKTALGDLDINGDLRIYQGVSFDPGSHDIYIAESFENDGTLILGTGTFIFDGTVWQQIYSNQAGYAPGTWNFNDIEVTGNAGGIAIYDTLSINGDVTVGSSEYIWLIHYALTNTTSEGIMNGNGGSLTFAANSYIVVRTQMANGAGGADDNFPNNFNTISFATGDNAALCYYRTTDASHNQIIRTHDANGDQIAYGRLRLDVDDHDPSYSSIKSLDGDLNVDQYIYIDSEVTFDVTASNYSINVWGNWQNDGVFDAQGGTVTFDGDYQYIQGDNTTTFNNLVFSGDYGKILQVGTEVSGNCTVSSGVQYLNLQTYTLTGSGASSTLTLNDEVLLYVRDQYNFPDFPNYSFTALSEVRYDRSGDQQIKTGITYGGLYLGNGGGKDFDASTDNLTVKGDLTIASGTTLGIYMPSSAANFTLTLEGDYTNAGTVQDYATNTTFVLSGSDDASFNPGGDGSGQIINNLTVSKSSSATVTLDNNIRIDGDFLLSSGTFGMAAYNRNVTVNGNWTTNLGAEFDHGTGTVYFTGNGQVITANGDGDFWNVDLSGGTKSFGSDVDINNNLIIESDGSLDLNTGNLYLGGSFNNNNGGSFDASNQTVVLDGSSNMNFYIGPNDSLWNLTVNKSGGAYVNYDEHDLKIGGNFSLLSGEMNRGYNSSTSQYTDIIIYGNWSRTGGTFLSNATDTVFFMGATQSIAGLGTDDFANIWFGGGGTKTITANVDADRSINIESGTTVAVSGTKTLKVGRDFINDGTFTCNQSTLVFEEYAGWNPVYLKTNGSSLYNLTLNMYGSGYRVDLSDDLDVNNNIKITQGTLDVTTAGNYDINCGGSWTVGTNGAFNERSGIVTFDGTSTSKTITTNGDNFYRLVFNASNSVYSLNDNLATTEDVLVQNGTLNLNGNSLLVGNGSGDSLVVSDTIIVNENAMLRMASGSQISVASGGYMQVAGAVSNPATVTNQGSGRYAFDIQSGGTIAAEYYTFEFMDTDGLNVMNGALVDATMNFSNGVFTNGASAGTFLTLENNQAIGTVTGVSFPTNPGGTGVSNVKKTVNQGSITFQNASGAFQGESYDNDTYNLINWTYTSTLWTWTGSVSTNWDTPGNWDLGTIPTSSGRVTIPNTTNKPVITSTSDSCYHLTIASGATLTLGDASNVGKLVATGDVTIQGTLTFAHTDDTLKVEGNWSNSGTFTHNNYGAVVFTGSGEQSIYSSGTGKSFSYIVIEKEGGQAVLASALNVNRMISLIDGTLNVSAANYAITVTGSWLKADSASFNAQSGTVTFNQADSTIYGSGTDDFYNLVISANPVILGGSLDISGGLTISSGADLDASSTSYGITILGNWTNNGGTFTAQSGNVIFGGVSQSITGTGTTTFYNLTIESTVTYLSADANVSNTFSLNSGRFELNTSTLTGSGSADLFVMSSSTQLYVEDNNFPSGFENFSLDQTSYVRYRSSGDEDVVGQDASGNQISFGYLYLEVGGTKTAQDDLDVNGSLYIAENVTFDLNSKDVTIELNWDNDQGGSVTNTGSSGTVTLDRDDTQYIYANTTTGDAFPNLVFAGSGAKVLAGNISVTGNLTLNTGVSYLNLQTYTITGTGSSNSFNLSSNVTLYVRGANNFPSGFESFNLAQNSIVRYDASLAQVVTTHDADGDQIQYGYIYFQYNTKTLDGDLNVRDQFYVYGSTTLEVTSANNYNISIGGNYYNLGTINFHSNTVTFDGGDEQIVYSYGTTSAKTFNNLRINKPGGSTLRIYTYDVKVNGDFTFDAGLLANHGRTLTVAGNWTSTSSATMDDRAGNVTFTGSKKVITTGGTADFYDVNFTGSDTTFLGSDIDVLHDLTIGSSAKLDVTENNYKIGILGDYTNNNIFVPRNGLVEFYGTTTQYINTGGDDTDENAFYDLKINRESGYVYLNGNLFVKGNIEFAGSTSAEAQFRMDGNDIEVQGSWLNPKAVYVVPNNGDETVTFSGTSKDTIETGYFSTRPSRFAYLVINHQDSVIHIDDIRVDHGYEVQQGKVYLNGHNFYFGSTYDADENFALSSSNGVALFDIGAGGTLNIRGGNNVNIESSSTDTSVFRMVGTDDNAAEVTYWGNRYYRFNVNSGGRTYARYYRFSGMDSSGVRIDGGVIAGTGADTTEDFSNGYFNLGQNAGRYLYIVNNSQTLQIDSVGFVNSLGASGANVEKLNDAGRITFYNATGEYAGEDYERDTHSRVDWATVFTGITWTGANGTNWHDAGNWSPAQVPTSSDDVTIPNVTNRPLISNNDAVCRNLTIEDVAELQIGNSKDLDVNGGIQINGTLKIFGQDSVFVSGDYLNAGILNAGQSTFIFDGDIQKINSGGITNNYVFYNIYITDTSSVLLEDNVQLSNDLTIDVESSLDVDVDRAIYVKGDWSNSGSLVYHEGTVTFNGESAQSISGSGTNDFYNVYFSASGVKSLSGTINIYGSVRINTGATVNGGSATVNCSSNFYNYGSFDGGSGTFNFNGSGGVNIYGDNIPTFHNVLFSNGGYTTLYTSINVDSLLLVEDDVNYINLQTYSINGTGSNDSLFLGARVRMYVRGSDNFPKNFSAIKLADSSYVRYDASMTQTVRTKTSGGDPFYYGYLELMHISTGSRKVLEGDLYTNNEIQINDPDTLDITSNNYDITCGGRFDLYGYILADYDTVANTLTMNDQVDNYFTSPGTGYGKVLHNIVFDAGDGNTMIFAGSDELICNNITINSGMVNPNGNREITLTGNFIVNGNGEFLPSTSHLIFAGTGDLTLKANGSTLYKVTLDGNGKTVSLGDELNMNSDLIISSGDTLTLNGQTFNFGNGSDAITVNGVLDVDEGAQLSIYNTGTLLVNSGGRLNVLGVSGNTAQLSGANGYYSLEVQGTIAAKYYIFEDMNQQGIYINGGTIDTTNNFSYGTFTNGESNGKFLHINNNTQSLTSGKKIVEVQFPSNPGGTSYNVYVENSASGAYAFDDASGVFAGVSYEYDPDDVVEWTYTTVTRQWTGLKNSDWHTANNWSPQAVPTSAENVIITSKSNLPIISKSSAACKDLTISGGSLTLKNGDTLSILRDITIGSGASFTVSSDSDVVKVQGTWTNSGTFRNGSGTVIFEGSNSQSLSSGGISTGKQFYNLTINKSVSTADLNLADNNLYVAKDLVITQGRLNTGSQDIYVGGDWRNTGGDFNGGTSQVTFVGSEVDTVLTGGSTFYDLAISASSGSVRALDNVRVENDLYINSGTFYVDDDTLSVGSASGDKLSIQGSLALGEKSVLALKGGSDGVAVESGGILQAIGTSSSDLALVTRYGTSGNYPIILNSGGSIKAQYAKFSHTGGSGIWVKSGATIDATDKLHYCVFENGNESSYMQISNSQEVGTISGVTFSSAGTTSPTNNVVYDGTGSVHFNNYTGGLSGARYEHDNGSDPVGNVRWTFTETKSSLSAGQTYTFGNDMTIKINSIGDLSSITVELVDEKPSELLTGVFHRYYDITTVPVSPSGYNVNVKLYYADGTDGTSNEIPFSQSDSLASAWVSAENDYLGPLSGSRSASQNWAMASNVVGSTSTGYLNGIWFISNAQDDAALPVELLSFNLENDGVGVKVTWSTASEVDNLGFILELSTSSDSGFVEVASYQTNDALKGQGTVSVQTNYEYTNYSSFETGKTYYYRLSDVNLSGTKTVLETQSITRPNVYSLEQNYPNPFNPITTIQFNLQKSARTVLEVYDILGRKITTLVNDNLDAGAHVVQWNAKGVASGVYFYRLRSGNYTAVKKMMVLK